The following are encoded together in the Humulus lupulus chromosome 5, drHumLupu1.1, whole genome shotgun sequence genome:
- the LOC133779798 gene encoding uncharacterized protein LOC133779798 translates to MPNYVKFLKDILAKKRRLGEFEMVSLTEGCSAILKNKIPPKLKDSGSFTIPISIGGREIGKALCDLGASINLMHVSIFEKLGIGEASPTTLTLQLADRSMVHPEEKIEDVLVQVDKFIFPADLIILDYEEDRDLLIILGRPFLATGRTLIDVEKGELTIRAQDEQVTFKVFNPIGSPKEVEACLAISASNFKLIEKMHGRYSNGVKKKVPFEEIEKGGEPWISKEEEPSHPPKLLKKKKKKKKHSRKP, encoded by the coding sequence ATGCCTAATTATGTGAAGTTTTTGAAGGATATTTTAGCAAAGAAGAGGAGGCTTGGTGAATTTGAAATGGTTTCTTTGACTGAAGGTTGTAGTGCTatattgaagaataaaattcctccAAAGTTGAAGGATTCAGGTAGTTTCACAATTCCAATTTCTATTGGGGGACGAGAAATTggtaaagctctttgtgatttgggAGCTAGTATTAATTTGATGCACGTGTCCATTTTTGagaagttgggaattggagaagcaAGTCCAACTACACTCACCTTGCAATTAGCTGACCGTTCTATGGTGCATCCGGAGGAAAAGATTGAAGATGTCCTAGTACAAGTTGACAAGTTCATTTTTCCAGCGGATTTGATTATTCTTGACTATGAGGAAGATAGGGATCTACTGAtcattttggggagaccatttcTTGCCACCGGGAGGACGTTGATAGATGTTGAAAAAGGAGAGCTCACCATTCGAGCTCAAGACGAACAAGTCACATTCAAGGTTTTTAATCCTATAGGCTCTCCTAAAGAAGTTGAAGCTTGTTTGGCCATAAGTGCTTCTAACTTCAAGTTGATTGAAAAGATGCATGGAAGGTATAGCAATGGAGTCAAGAAAAAGGTCCCTTTTGAAGAAATTGAGAAAGGTGGGGAGCCATGGATAAGTAAGGAAGAAGAACCATCTCATCCTCCAAAGCTactgaagaaaaagaagaagaaaaagaaacatagTAGAAAGCCTTAA